The Solanum lycopersicum chromosome 9, SLM_r2.1 genome window below encodes:
- the LOC101245485 gene encoding uncharacterized protein — MASNLKLKNVVVDSNDNNSDYEDEKVAKNLDFYFSLEKLNLGPKKKLLVLNLGGLLVDRVHRRNESTVRRYTPDLSHGNFLVFKRPYCDQFMKFCLERFEVGLWSSAMDRNVEPILDNIMIGLRKKLVFVWDQDKCIDSGFSTVEKKNKPIFLKKLKKIWENNYYGSRFSESNTLLIDDEPHVALLNPPNTGVFPPAYKVKNNRDTFLDAKGEMHEFLEGLVDADDVPTYVKGHQFGQPAITNTHKDWDYYSKIIRDVEDPSFGCSDYESHYSY, encoded by the exons ATGGCAAGTAATCTAAAGTTGAAAAATGTTGTGGTTGAttctaatgataataatagtgatTACGAAGATGAAAAAGTTGCTAAAAATTTagacttttatttttctttggaaaaatTGAACCTTGGTcctaaaaaaaaacttcttgtCCTTAATCTTGGTGGGCTACTAGTCGATAGGGTGCATCGCCGCAACGAATCAACGGTGCGGAGATACACCCCGGACCTTTCTCATGGCAATTTCCTAG tCTTCAAGAGACCTTATTGTGATCAATTTATGAAGTTTTGCCTTGAAAGATTTGAAGTTGGACTATGGTCCTCTGCTATGGA TCGAAATGTGGAACCAATTTTAGACAACATTATGATTGGACTTCGAAAAAAATTGGTATTTGTATGG GATCAAGATAAATGTATTGATAGTGGTTTTTCAACTGTGGAGAAAAAAAACAAGccaatatttttgaagaaattgaagaaaatatgggaaaataattattatggtAGTAGATTTTCAGAATCTAACACACTTTTAATTGATGATGAACCCCATGTTGCTCTATTAAACCCT CCTAATACTGGTGTTTTTCCTCCTGCTtacaaagttaaaaataatagagACACATTTCTAG ATGCTAAGGGTGAAATGCATGAGTTTTTGGAGGGACTAGTTGATGCTGATGATGTTCCAACATATGTTAAAGGACATCAATTTGGACAACCTGCGATAACAAATACTCATAAGGATTGGGATTATTATTCTAAGATAATTCGCGATGTGGAAGATCCTAGCTTTGGTTGTTCTGATTATGAATCCCATTACTCTTATTAA